From Gloeocapsa sp. DLM2.Bin57, one genomic window encodes:
- the gcvH gene encoding glycine cleavage system protein GcvH encodes MELEYPDDLKYLDTHEYIRLDGEIATIGITSFAIDQLGDIVFLELPDQGESITAGEKFGTVESVKAVEDLNAPISGTIIDRNETLIESPELIADDPYGEGWLLKLRVDDPDEELTEILSADEYRAQVEGDD; translated from the coding sequence ATGGAACTAGAATATCCTGATGACTTAAAGTACCTCGATACTCATGAGTATATTCGTTTAGACGGTGAAATCGCTACCATTGGTATCACTTCTTTTGCTATTGATCAACTAGGAGATATTGTTTTTCTAGAATTACCCGATCAAGGGGAATCAATTACAGCAGGAGAAAAATTTGGTACAGTTGAATCAGTCAAAGCGGTTGAAGACCTTAACGCACCTATATCGGGAACTATTATAGATAGAAACGAAACTTTAATAGAATCACCCGAACTCATCGCCGATGATCCCTATGGTGAGGGTTGGTTATTAAAACTTAGAGTAGATGATCCTGATGAGGAATTAACTGAGATTTTATCAGCTGATGAATATCGTGCTCAAGTAGAAGGAGATGATTAA